A DNA window from Pyrus communis chromosome 3, drPyrComm1.1, whole genome shotgun sequence contains the following coding sequences:
- the LOC137729468 gene encoding protein FAR1-RELATED SEQUENCE 2-like, which produces MDDEELSMSKDEDVSENSNGKDAVTSEGNLDVEPCVGMEFETEEAAKVFYDAYATQVGFIMRVDAFRRSVRDGKVVWRRLVCNKEGFRKTRAKGTENRKPRAITREGCKAMIVVKKDKSGKWVVTRFIKEHNHPLVGTPANGRRSMLLSQTPDEKDLKIRELTAELQRERKRSATYQEQLDTVLREMEQHSNHLSRNIDVIVQSVKEIESKRVALSNG; this is translated from the exons A TGGATGATGAAGAACTTTCTATGAGCAAGGATGAGGACGTGTCAGAGAATTCCAATGGGAAGGATGCAGTCACATCTGAGGGGAACTTGGATGTGGAACCATGTGTGGGTATGGAGTTTGAAACTGAAGAGGCTGCCAAGGTGTTCTATGATGCGTATGCAACACAGGTGGGTTTCATTATGCGAGTTGATGCCTTCCGGAGATCAGTGCGTGATGGGAAGGTAGTTTGGCGTAGGCTTGTGTGTAATAAAGAGGGATTTCGCAAGACGCGAGCCAAAGGAACTGAAAACAGGAAGCCTCGAGCAATCACCAGAGAAGGGTGCAAAGCAATGATTGTGGTAAAGAAAGACAAGTCAGGGAAATGGGTTGTAACACGATTTATAAAGGAGCATAACCATCCACTAGTAGGTACACCTGCAAATGGTCGCCGCAGTATGCTTCTGTCTCAAACACCG GATGAAAAAGACCTGAAAATTCGGGAGTTGACTGCTGAGCTACAACGTGAGCGAAAAAGGTCTGCCACCTATCAAGAACAGCTTGATACGGTTTTGAGGGAGATGGAACAGCATTCCAATCACCTGTCGAGAAACATCGACGTTATAGTCCAAAGCGTGAAAGAAATCGAATCAAAGAGGGTAGCACTTTCAAATGGTTAA
- the LOC137727306 gene encoding calmodulin-like protein 3: MDKAELRRVFHMFDQNGDGRITKKEMRDSLEKLGIYIPDKDLIQMIEKIDVNGDGFVDMDEFGALYQTIMDERDEEEDMREAFNVFDQNGDGFITVDELRSVLSSLGLKQGKTLEDCTIMIKKVDVDGDGRVNFKEFKQMMKGGGFAALSSN; the protein is encoded by the coding sequence ATGGACAAGGCGGAGCTACGGCGGGTTTTCCATATGTTTGATCAGAACGGGGACGGGCGGATCACGAAGAAGGAGATGAGGGACTCGTTGGAGAAGCTGGGGATTTACATTCCGGACAAGGACTTGATCCAGATGATCGAAAAAATTGATGTGAATGGAGATGGGTTCGTGGACATGGATGAGTTCGGGGCGTTGTATCAGACGATCATGGACGAGAGGGATGAGGAGGAGGACATGAGGGAGGCGTTCAATGTGTTTGATCAGAATGGAGACGGGTTCATCACGGTGGACGAGCTGCGGTCGGTTTTGTCTTCCTTGGGGCTCAAGCAAGGGAAGACATTGGAGGATTGTACGATCATGATAAAGAAGGTTGATGTGGATGGTGATGGGAGGGTGaatttcaaggagttcaagcaGATGATGAAAGGTGGTGGGTTTGCTGCTTTAAGTTCAAATTAG
- the LOC137729469 gene encoding uncharacterized protein codes for MDESDGYPKECYTQDGRRVMSSSSTTSVHVTALDGLVNVNSLFTIAVFVGLSLTTRGQKSLEDRTSCDAGIDVAKKLLVFEVVSFSFFLFSSLVAQGLKLAINLLNSKDVDEAFRAHINLKALRFGMLASAFGSVMGCVFLVLSMVNVIQIRLGMLSCGSKPAVHSVAALVVLVTTALLVYISTAVYAFLH; via the exons ATGGATGA ATCTGACGGCTACCCAAAAGAGTGCTACACCCAAGACGGCCGGAGAGTGATGTCGTCATCGTCAACGACGAGCGTGCACGTCACGGCGCTGGACGGCCTCGTCAACGTCAACTCACTCTTCACCATCGCCGTCTTCGTGGGGCTCTCCCTGACAACTCGGGGACAGAAGAGCCTCGAGGACCGGACATCCTGCGACGCCGGGATCGACGTGGCGAAGAAGCTGCTGGTGTTCGAGGTTGTCTCCTTCAGCTTCTTCCTGTTCTCGTCGCTGGTGGCGCAGGGACTGAAGCTGGCGATCAACCTGCTCAACAGCAAGGACGTCGACGAGGCGTTCCGGGCCCACATCAATCTGAAGGCGTTGAGATTCGGGATGTTGGCGTCCGCTTTCGGATCGGTCATGGGTTGTGTGTTTTTGGTGCTGTCGATGGTGAATGTGATTCAGATCAGGCTGGGGATGCTGTCGTGTGGCAGCAAACCCGCCGTCCATTCCGTGGCGGCGCTTGTTGTATTGGTCACGACGGCGCTTCTGGTCTATATTTCCACTGCTGTTTATGCTTTTCTTCACTAG
- the LOC137730166 gene encoding protein FAR-RED ELONGATED HYPOCOTYL 3-like, which translates to MEHRFDRRPRPWLGLIGSDPKSPGAPETSVERDLNAVGEPYVGMEFESEDAAKEFYEDYARRAGFIMRIGQCRRSHVEKRILSRKLSCNKQGGRSVKARDQVRSVRRPQPTTGEGCKAMMLVKLKKSGKWVITRVVKDHTHPLIVSSGNSMDAKDMKIAELTLDLEREEQLCGQYRELLLTLLNHVEEETEDIATKVRGVVNYVREFETQVEGIPENQMESSSRASSKSNGD; encoded by the exons ATGGAGCATAGATTCGATAGAAGGCCAAGACCTTGGCTTGGTTTGATTGGAAGCGACCCCAAATCCC CCGGAGCACCTGAAACTTCGGTCGAAAGGGACTTGAATGCAGTTGGAGAACCATATGTTGGTATGGAGTTTGAGTCTGAAGATGCTGCCAAGGAGTTTTACGAAGATTATGCAAGGCGTGCTGGATTCATCATGCGTATAGGCCAGTGTCGTCGATCACATGTTGAGAAGAGAATTCTTTCCCGTAAGCTATCCTGCAATAAGCAAGGTGGGCGTTCTGTAAAAGCTAGAGACCAAGTCCGGTCAGTTCGAAGACCGCAACCTACAACAGGAGAAGGGTGTAAAGCGATGATGCTTGTCAAACTTAAAAAATCTGGAAAATGGGTCATTACAAGAGTTGTTAAGGACCACACTCATCCACTTATAGTTTCTTCCGGGAATTCTATG GATGCAAAGGATATGAAGATTGCGGAACTCACTTTGGACCTGGAGCGTGAAGAGCAATTATGTGGACAATATCGTGAGCTACTACTTACATTGCTGAATCATGTTGAGGAGGAGACGGAAGACATAGCAACGAAAGTTAGAGGAGTCGTTAACTACGTAAGAGAATTTGAGACTCAAGTTGAAGGGATTCCAGAAAATCAAATGGAGTCAAGTTCGAGGGCTTCCTCAAAATCAAACGGAGACTGA